The genomic window AGATCTGCCAGGCATGGCAAGGCTGGTGGCCAGTGGCTGCAATTGTGTACAAAGGGGACTGGAGGTGGAAGAAAACTGGAGGGAAGTGGTGAGGGTCTCAGGCCAGACTGGGGAAGGCTGGTTCCTCTCCCCACCCGCGCTGGGGCCCTGCTGGCTAGGCGGACGGCAACAGCCAGTGCTGTTATTGTTGGAGAGAAGTCCATCTGGCATCCATCCTGCTGGGCCCCTAGCCAGCACCCACACCCCTCTGTAGCCACCTCCCAAGCAGAGGAGGTTGCTGGGTGCCAGGGCCCCCTGCTGGACAGCCTGGGGAGCCCCAACTCACACAGGCCTTGCCTGGAGTTTTTCTAGCCAAACCTTGCCAGCTCTCTTCAGTCTCTGCCTGGTCTTctggcctctctccctccctgagcTCCCTCAGGTCCCTGTcgaaggggtggggtgggaagggtTGGTCCTGCTGCACCCCTACTCTCCACCTTATCCACCACCCTATATGGGACGGTGGCTTGCCCCAGACTCCCTCCCCCACTTGGCAGGCCCCAAGCATGACTTACCACCTCACACACAGTCCTCTCTCTCCCCAGGCCTGTGTCCTCTCAGCTGTCACCAACAAGTCATCTGTGTTTGCTGAAAGTGTGTTTGTTTGGCCTGGGGGTTGGTAACCAGCACATGTCTCATGACTGTCTATGTTCTCAGTTGTGTTTGTGACTATATCTCCATGGCCTTGTGACAGGGCTGGGACTAGGGAGAGGCCAGTAAGGCACTTGCCAGGGGTGTAAAATGTAAGGGGGAGCCAAAAACCTCATTAATCAAGATAAATTTTAggccaagagcagtggctcatgcctgaaatctcagcactctgggaggccgaggtggatcacttgagcccaggagttcaagaccagcctgggcaacatagtgagaccccatctctacaaaaaaattaaaataaattagccaggcatggtggctcgagcctgtggttccagctactccagaggctgaggcgggaggttcactagagcccaggagatcgaggctgcagtgagccatcatcctgccattgcactccagcctgggcaacagagcaagaccttgtcaaaaaaaaaaaaaaaagataaattttaatgtaaccaaaataagttttttttttgctttttttgttttttcctttgagacagagtctctcactctgtcacccaggctggagtgcagtggtgtgatctcagctcactgcaacctccacctcctgggttcaaaagattcttctgcctcagcctcctgagtagctgggattacaggcgtgtgccaccatgcccagctaattttttttttttttttttttaagtagagacagggtttcaccacattgatcaggctggtctcgaactcctgaccttgtgatccgcccgcctcagcctcccaaagcactgggattacaggcatgagccaccacgcccggcccttaccaaaataagttttaatgcAATGTCTACAAATCAAGATTCCATGatgccaagtgcagtggctcacactgtcatcccagcactttgggaggccaaggtagaagaatcacttgagcttaggagttcaagaccagcctgggcatagtagggagactctatctctttaaaaaaaaaaaaacaaacaaactagccaagcatgttgacacatgcctgtggtcccggcactttgggagactgaggtgggaggatgtctggaggatgacttgagtccatgaggtcgaggctgcagtaagctgtgatcacaccactgccctccagcctgaacaacagagcgagactcggtttttgtttttgttttgtttttaaagactcCATGGtgaataaaacatcaaaaatttttaagtaaagacaGGTGCGGGTACTGGCTCGGGGTTCAAGAAGACTTAATTCTTTGTTCAGCTAGGTCTGGGCTGGTCTTCTAGCCTAATTTTCCACACCTCTTCCCCCTACCCTATGTTCCTGGGGCATCTGTAAGTGGTTGGGGAGTTTGGGGAGGCAGTCATCTAATAACGGCCGTTGAAGTCCCAGAAAAGTGGCCCCGCATCCAGAAACCAAAGATTCAGACTCCCCTAAGACGCTGTAGCCCAGCAGGTTCCCCTACTGGCCCCCTGTCCCACCGGGCAGCGTGGGAACAGCGCAGACCTCGCCCCCACCCCCAGATCCCCCGGCCCCGCCCAGCGCACCTGCTGAGACTGTGGAGTGGGCATCCGGACTTGCGGGGGACGGAAATTCCCAGGCCTGCGGGCCCCTAGTTCTCTCCCTCCTCACCTCGGGGCTGGGGCCATAGCCACGGCTGGAGAGCGCCGCCCGCGCCGGGCTTGACCGGTGCGGGCCGCCGGGCGGAAGAGAGGCTGCAACAGGCGACCCCAGCGCCCGCCCAGAGCTCCGCAGCCGGCTCTGTCCAGTCCTCACGGCTCGGGGGCGGGGAAAGCAGAGCCGACTCAGTGGGAGGGGCCCGTCGAGCCTGACTGGCTGCCGGCGCCTTTGGGCACCTGAGGCTTCGGAAAGGGACGGGGTTAGGGGCCCAGGGTCTCGGACTCCCTTCTCTCTACCCCTCCCCCTAGGTCGCCTCCCTGAGACCTGGGAGCACGTGCACTGGCTTTGAAGACTCCCGAAGGAAGCCgatggggtggtggggagggacgGCGTGCGGCTGGCAGAAAGCCCCgcagggctgggagtggggcaCACAGCTCAGGGCTCACTTCTTCCCCAACCAAGCCTTCTGACTGGTGTGGAGAGGCGACTGGAATCCCGACAGGGTCCTGTACTCCTCACTATCCTCTGAACCTAGATAGAGCCCAACATTCACCCAGAGAGAGAGGATTATTGCctggaaacaataaacaaattatCCGGAGGCTGGGATgcaaatgtatcttttttttttttttttccttaagacggagtttcgctcttgttgtccaggctggagtgcaatggggcgatctcggctcactgcaacctccgcctcccagactcaagcgattctcctgcctcagcctctggaggagctgggattacaggcatacgccactacgcccagctaattttgtatttttactagagacggggtttctctatggtggtcaggcaggtctcgaactcccaacctcaggtgatctgcctgcctaggcctcccaaagtgctgggattacaggcgtgagccacagcgcccagcccagaCTGTACTTTCTGTTTCCTTAAGCATGTTGATTGACTCTTCTGGGTCTAACTCTTATTTGACCCCTCAGGGGCCTCCCACTAGGGAGAAGGAAATGATGAAGTCAGTTCTTAAGGCCAGTCACCCACCCCTAGTCTCTTCAAGGGTGGGATGACCCTCAAGGGGATGGATTTCTGCACTGCCTCCCTGGGTGGCCTCCCACCCAGTCTCTTAGCAAACGTATCACCCCTCTTCTCACCACCACTAGCTGAGAAGTCCTCAAACTCGCTGGAGGACATTTTCCTCCCTACTGTTCGCTAGCCAGGCAAACTTcctcctagactcaagccatTTCTGGGTCACAGTGTGACATACTGACCGAAACTAAGCAGGGGGAAACAACGTCCAGGCTGTGAGGACTGAAACCACAATGGAATAGGTAGCAAAATAAACCCTTGTACAATTGTccatctctcctctcccccacccccaccagctgCCAGGCCAGGTTAAACTGTTTTGCAGGGCAACAGTCTGGGTGATTAGACTTTCAAAGGCATGGAAATAAttcaaatcaaatatttattgagcacttgctgaGTGCTGGGCTGTGCAGGCAGGTCTGCCTCCATAGGGAACTCAGATATTATTTTAAGGTAGGTCCTGAGTCTGGAAGACAGTCTGGATTCAAATCTTTCCTCTCTGCTAAATTGTCACTTGTCCCTCAGTTAAGCATTGGGAACCTTGATGTTCTCATTTGCAGGGAcggcaggggtgggtgggtgttAGTTCCCCTCCCACCTGAGGCCAGAGGTGATTAGGAGTGGTCTTTGGGAGGAACTCCTGGAGGACAGAGGGGCAATGATCGATTTCATGCTAGATGCAAGGCATTCTTCcagaaagacatttctgttgGGAGTGGAGAGGCATGTCTGTGGCAGATCCATCTCATGCACAACCCTCACTATATCTTCTGTCCACTGGGCAGGCTTCGGTCAGTGCTGGTGCCAGGATTATCCTACTCCAGAAGAAAGCATTTTGTGGATTCAGCTGCTGCCAGGACTCGTGGCCTCACTTCTGGGGGCCtaacctctccctcctctccaggcGGTCCactcttgaggcctccccagcgtCTGGCGAGTGTCGCTGGCTGAGAATGAACAGCAGACAGCCCAGCAAAGCCTCTCGCATGTCCTGGGAGCCCAGGCGGCGGGCCAATCGGCGCAGCAGGGGCAGGAGGTACTGGCGGGCCAGGCGGGCGACAGGCAGCAGCAGACGGGACAGCAGCAACCGAAGCAGCAGTGGGAACAGTGGCGCGGGCATGGCAGGGCCAGTGAATCAGTGCCTGGGAAGACAACACAGACTTTAGGCTTGCATGTCCTGCTTCCACCTCACCTGGCAAGGACATGGGGTGGGCAGGAGGTCCCTCTCCCTTCAGTTTACACCTTCCTGCTCCTGACCTCAATTTGCAGGTCGTTTTTGCTTTCATGAAGCCCTTTCTCTTGGCAAGGCAGCTAAGGCAGGAAAGTTCTCACCATAGCACAGACAGGGAGACTGCACCAAGGAAAGAGTAAACCAAAACGTACAGCTTGCCATTTCCAGCTCCAGGCATTCCTATtgctccctggcctctcccttcCTCTAGTCACCCCCTCCTCTTCCACAGCCTCCATGCCCCTGGAATTCCCTAACCCTTCTCCCTCAGTCTAGCAGGAGTTCTTCTCCAGgcaattctaatttttcttttggggCTCCTGATCCACCTGGACCTGACACTTCCTGACCTCCCAGTCCCCTATCTCCACCAATCCATGGCAGCTCTCACCAGGCAGAACTGCTGCTCAGAATCAGTCTCTGGCTGGATTTGCCTGGAGTGGAGATAGCCCCAGTGGATTCAACACGGGGGTAGCCCCGCCCTGCTCTGCCCCACCAATTACAGCCTGCCTGGGTTGGGGAACGAGGAAGAAACAGCTGTGTTCTAGCACCTGGTATATTGAGGGGAGCGGGCAGCTGGGCTGGCCCCCACTTCCAGTCTagggggaggagagggcagggaaCATATGCAGGATTTCCTGCGGAGTTGGAACCCagattgcactttttttttttttttttttttgagatggagttttgctctttttgctcaggctagagtgcaatggcgggatctcggctcactgcaacctctgcctcctgggttcaagccattctcctacctcagcctcccaagtagctgggattataggagtgtgccatcatgccaggctaatttttttgtatttttagtagagacggagtttcaccatgttggtcaggctggtctcgaacacccgagct from Macaca fascicularis isolate 582-1 chromosome 4, T2T-MFA8v1.1 includes these protein-coding regions:
- the MYMX gene encoding protein myomixer, with the protein product MPAPLFPLLLRLLLSRLLLPVARLARQYLLPLLRRLARRLGSQDMREALLGCLLFILSQRHSPDAGEASRVDRLERRERLGPQK